A genomic segment from Rhinatrema bivittatum chromosome 19, aRhiBiv1.1, whole genome shotgun sequence encodes:
- the LOC115081149 gene encoding protein PET100 homolog, mitochondrial: protein MRMRLSLFYPPPVSFHALPVVANGGARRACRAEVASKMGVKLEVFRMILYLSFPVSMFWISNQAEYFEEYVVKRKREIYPPELNEQKAELEEFKERMRKKREERLQRQLGSLKEP, encoded by the exons ATGAGAATGCGACTCTCTCTCTTTTACCCGCCTCCCGTCTCTTTCCACGCCCTCCCCGTTGTAGCCAATGGTGGAGCGCGGCGAGCGTGCAGGGCGGAAGTAGCTTCGAAGATGGGGGTGAAGCTGGAGGTGTTCCGG ATGATCCTCTACCTCTCCTTCCCAGTCTCCATGTTCTGGATTTCCAACCAGGCCGAGTATTTTGAGGAGTATGTTGTGAAACGAAAG AGAGAGATTTACCCTCCGGAGTTAAATGAGCAG AAGGCAGAGCTGGAAGAGTTCAAAGAGCGAATGAGGAAGAAGCGCGAGGAGAGGCTGCAGAGGCAGCTGGGATCCCTGAAGGAGCCGTGA